In a genomic window of Sphingomonas koreensis:
- a CDS encoding Smr/MutS family protein → MTPEERALWARVIATVTPIVREPVLPAKAQPPVPVVSEPMPVARTKGRVPPAPAPKPRPAPPSADTLDSSWDRRLSRGLVAPESAIDLHGHTLASAHARLDRGLEAAIARGDRVLLLITGKPPRPESERPHARGAIRAAVGDWLAASRHGDRIAAVRGAHPRHGGQGALYIVLKRQRPAPRQNF, encoded by the coding sequence ATGACGCCCGAAGAACGGGCGCTATGGGCGCGCGTGATCGCAACGGTGACGCCGATCGTGCGCGAGCCTGTTCTTCCGGCAAAGGCGCAGCCGCCCGTGCCGGTCGTGTCCGAACCGATGCCGGTTGCGCGAACGAAAGGGCGCGTGCCGCCTGCGCCGGCCCCGAAACCGCGACCCGCGCCGCCGTCCGCCGACACGCTCGACTCGAGCTGGGACCGGCGCCTCAGCCGCGGGCTGGTGGCACCCGAAAGCGCGATCGACCTTCATGGCCACACCCTTGCCAGCGCGCATGCCCGGCTCGACCGCGGGCTGGAGGCGGCGATCGCGCGCGGCGACCGGGTGCTGCTCCTGATCACCGGCAAGCCGCCGCGCCCGGAATCGGAACGTCCCCATGCGCGCGGCGCGATCCGCGCGGCGGTGGGCGACTGGCTCGCGGCTTCGCGGCATGGTGACCGGATCGCCGCGGTGCGGGGCGCCCATCCGCGGCACGGCGGGCAGGGTGCACTCTACATCGTGCTGAAACGACAGCGGCCCGCGCCACGGCAGAATTTTTAA
- a CDS encoding murein transglycosylase A: MRAWGVAALAVAVSACSSGVVPSRPGAVRPPPPSGPPVRQPTAATPLAPKPAPAATASTATAASAGLVAGPDISTLPITAIGATRALEAFRISCPSLVKRTDASGLTRAEDWRAACDAARTTQPRDATAFFARYFEAVQVADGKAFATGYYEPEIAGSRTRRSGYEVPIYGRPADLIDVDLGTFSDNLKGRSIRGRVEGTKFVPFYDRTAIEQGALQGRGLEIAWAADPVELFFLQIQGSGRLRLPDGGIMRIGYASQNGRDYTGIGKLMIDRGILPKGQGSMQGIMAYLRKNPEEGRAIMRENKSYVFFRELTGAGPLGAMGYPVTGRGSVAADPKFVPMGAPVFLSMDRQDATGIWVNQDTGGAIKGSNRFDTFWGAGDDARAIAGGMAARGTAWLLLPKGTLARHGAD, from the coding sequence ATGCGCGCTTGGGGGGTAGCGGCGCTTGCCGTAGCGGTTAGCGCCTGTTCTTCGGGCGTGGTGCCTTCGCGGCCAGGGGCGGTGCGGCCCCCGCCGCCGTCCGGCCCTCCTGTCCGTCAGCCGACCGCTGCGACCCCGCTCGCTCCCAAGCCTGCGCCCGCCGCCACCGCCAGCACCGCCACCGCAGCATCGGCGGGCCTCGTCGCCGGGCCGGACATTTCTACGCTTCCGATCACGGCGATCGGTGCGACGCGTGCGCTTGAGGCGTTCCGGATCAGTTGCCCCAGCCTAGTCAAGCGCACCGACGCCAGCGGTCTCACGCGCGCGGAGGACTGGCGTGCGGCGTGCGACGCGGCGCGGACCACGCAGCCGCGCGATGCCACCGCCTTTTTCGCCCGCTATTTCGAGGCGGTTCAGGTCGCCGACGGCAAGGCGTTTGCGACCGGCTATTACGAGCCCGAAATCGCCGGATCGCGCACGCGCCGCTCGGGCTATGAGGTGCCGATCTATGGCCGTCCCGCGGATCTGATCGATGTCGATCTCGGCACCTTCTCCGACAATCTCAAGGGCCGCTCGATCCGCGGGCGCGTCGAAGGCACCAAGTTCGTGCCTTTCTACGACCGCACCGCGATCGAGCAGGGCGCGCTGCAGGGGCGCGGGCTGGAAATCGCCTGGGCAGCCGATCCGGTCGAGCTGTTCTTCCTGCAGATCCAGGGTTCGGGGCGGCTGCGGCTGCCCGATGGCGGGATCATGCGCATCGGCTATGCCAGCCAGAACGGGCGCGATTATACCGGCATCGGCAAGCTGATGATCGATCGCGGCATCCTGCCCAAGGGGCAGGGGTCGATGCAGGGGATCATGGCCTATCTGCGCAAGAACCCCGAAGAGGGGCGCGCGATCATGCGCGAGAACAAGAGCTATGTGTTCTTCCGCGAGCTGACCGGCGCCGGGCCGCTGGGCGCGATGGGCTATCCCGTCACGGGGCGCGGCAGCGTCGCCGCCGACCCCAAGTTCGTTCCGATGGGAGCGCCGGTGTTCCTGTCGATGGACCGGCAGGATGCGACCGGCATCTGGGTCAACCAGGATACCGGCGGTGCGATCAAGGGCAGCAACCGTTTCGATACCTTCTGGGGTGCAGGGGACGATGCGCGCGCGATCGCAGGCGGCATGGCTGCACGCGGCACCGCATGGCTGCTGCTGCCCAAGGGAACGCTGGCGCGCCACGGCGCCGATTGA
- a CDS encoding Tim44/TimA family putative adaptor protein — MYLVVLFAAIAAFLALRLYSVLGKRTGHEQQPLPRAADERVGVPPMPRTIDIPAEVRDAGPRTVEPGAEGGLRALVAADPSFDVAQFVEGGKSAYRMILEAFWKGDRDTLSWLVEDSVRDSFVAAIDAREAAGETLDNRLISIERAVIAEIAVEGRVARVTMRFDADIAAVTRDKDGNVIAGSLTDAVDTHDVWTFSRDLRSDDPNWKLSDTDEA; from the coding sequence GTGTATCTAGTCGTCCTGTTTGCAGCGATCGCGGCCTTTCTTGCGCTCCGGCTCTATTCGGTTCTGGGTAAGCGCACAGGTCATGAGCAGCAGCCGCTGCCGCGTGCAGCGGACGAGCGTGTCGGCGTGCCGCCGATGCCGCGCACGATCGACATTCCGGCCGAGGTTCGCGATGCCGGCCCGCGCACCGTCGAACCGGGCGCCGAGGGTGGACTTCGCGCACTGGTTGCCGCCGATCCCTCGTTCGACGTCGCCCAGTTCGTCGAGGGCGGCAAGTCGGCCTACCGGATGATCCTGGAAGCCTTCTGGAAGGGGGATCGCGACACGCTGTCCTGGCTGGTCGAGGATTCGGTGCGCGACAGCTTCGTCGCTGCGATCGATGCGCGCGAGGCTGCGGGCGAGACGCTCGACAACCGCCTGATCTCGATCGAGCGCGCGGTGATCGCCGAGATCGCGGTCGAAGGCCGGGTGGCACGCGTCACGATGCGCTTCGATGCCGATATCGCGGCGGTGACCCGCGACAAGGATGGCAACGTCATCGCCGGATCGCTGACCGACGCTGTCGATACGCATGATGTGTGGACGTTCAGCCGCGATCTGCGCAGCGATGATCCGAACTGGAAGCTCAGCGACACCGACGAAGCCTGA
- the secB gene encoding protein-export chaperone SecB, whose translation MDEPENAAPQGEPLANGADTAPSVGVISQYVKDFSFENPNSPAVYQMQGQPQFDVQFNIGSGEVGQDLHEVVLKIDVRAENEGQVAFVVDLSYAGLFAVRNVPAEHLQPFLLGEAPRLLFPFARRVLADAVRDGGFPPLMLEPIDFNGLYYQQLEARAAEGAAGEAGQA comes from the coding sequence ATGGACGAGCCGGAAAACGCAGCGCCGCAGGGTGAACCGCTCGCGAACGGCGCCGATACCGCCCCCTCGGTGGGCGTGATCTCGCAATATGTGAAGGATTTCTCGTTCGAGAATCCGAATTCGCCCGCCGTCTATCAGATGCAGGGCCAGCCCCAGTTCGACGTCCAGTTCAACATCGGTTCGGGCGAAGTCGGGCAGGACCTGCACGAAGTCGTCCTCAAGATCGACGTGCGCGCCGAGAATGAGGGCCAGGTCGCGTTCGTCGTCGATCTTTCCTATGCCGGCCTGTTCGCGGTCCGCAACGTTCCGGCAGAGCATCTCCAGCCCTTCCTGCTGGGCGAGGCGCCGCGTCTGCTCTTCCCGTTCGCGCGCCGCGTGCTGGCCGATGCCGTCCGCGACGGCGGCTTCCCGCCGCTGATGCTCGAGCCGATCGACTTCAACGGCCTCTACTACCAGCAGCTCGAGGCGCGTGCCGCCGAGGGCGCCGCCGGGGAAGCCGGCCAGGCCTGA
- the murJ gene encoding murein biosynthesis integral membrane protein MurJ: protein MNLVRALGSIGGLTLASRVLGLVRDSLFARYVGASFASDAFLIAFRLPNLFRALFAEGAFSAAFVPMFSKKVGEAGGDTKSALSFAEEALSVLLPILILLTAIMEIAAYPVVWALSGGFNEVTPGQFAYAVELSRITFPYLLLISLVSLLGGILNSLQKFWVNAAAPILLNLTLIAALLFFHNDDTLLTARNQAIAVTVSGALQLIWLFLACRANGVKLRIRAPRLTPDVKKLLALIGPAAAGAGATQINLIISTALAASLLAEGSVSYIYYADRLNQLPLGLIGIGLGTVLLPTIARQLGAGNDDAAMHTQNRGAELALFLTLPATAALVICGGPIVAALFQHGAFTAENTVKTAQALAAFSVGLPAYILVKVLTPGFYARSDTKSPVRYATASIAVNLILNLALIVPLQHMGPPLATAVAAWVNVALLYRALAKRGHFVADAQLKRRVWRLVGASVAMGAVMFFLNDLFTPYIHGAWTIRTAAMLVLVGAGCIVYAVACFGTGAVRIGDLKALIRRRSA, encoded by the coding sequence ATGAACCTCGTCCGGGCACTCGGATCGATCGGCGGGCTGACGCTCGCCAGCCGCGTGCTCGGGCTGGTCCGCGATTCGCTGTTTGCGCGCTATGTCGGGGCCAGCTTCGCCTCCGACGCTTTCCTGATCGCCTTCCGCCTGCCCAATCTGTTCCGCGCGCTGTTCGCGGAAGGGGCGTTCAGCGCCGCCTTCGTGCCGATGTTCAGCAAGAAGGTGGGCGAAGCCGGCGGCGATACGAAATCGGCGCTTTCGTTCGCGGAAGAGGCGCTGTCGGTCCTTCTCCCGATCCTGATCCTGCTCACCGCGATCATGGAGATCGCGGCCTACCCCGTCGTCTGGGCGCTGTCGGGCGGGTTCAACGAGGTGACCCCGGGGCAATTCGCATATGCGGTCGAGCTGTCGCGGATCACCTTTCCCTATCTGCTGCTGATCAGCCTCGTCTCGCTGCTGGGCGGCATCCTCAACTCGCTCCAGAAATTCTGGGTCAACGCCGCCGCGCCGATCCTGCTCAACCTGACGCTGATCGCGGCCTTGCTGTTCTTCCACAACGACGACACGCTGCTGACCGCCCGCAACCAGGCCATCGCCGTGACCGTATCGGGCGCGCTCCAGCTGATCTGGCTGTTCCTCGCCTGCCGCGCCAACGGCGTGAAGCTGCGGATCCGCGCGCCGCGCCTGACGCCCGATGTGAAGAAGCTGCTGGCGCTGATCGGCCCCGCCGCTGCGGGCGCCGGCGCGACGCAGATCAACCTCATCATCTCGACCGCGCTTGCAGCCAGCCTGCTGGCCGAGGGTTCGGTCTCGTACATCTACTATGCCGACCGGTTGAATCAGCTGCCGCTGGGGCTGATCGGTATCGGCCTTGGCACCGTGCTGCTCCCCACCATCGCCCGCCAGCTCGGCGCCGGAAACGATGACGCCGCGATGCACACCCAGAATCGCGGCGCGGAGCTGGCGCTGTTTCTCACCCTCCCCGCCACCGCCGCACTGGTGATCTGCGGTGGCCCGATCGTCGCGGCGCTCTTCCAGCATGGCGCGTTCACAGCGGAAAATACGGTCAAGACCGCACAGGCGCTCGCTGCGTTCTCGGTCGGCCTGCCCGCCTATATCCTGGTCAAGGTGCTGACCCCCGGCTTCTATGCCCGATCGGACACCAAAAGCCCGGTGCGCTACGCCACCGCGTCAATCGCGGTGAACCTGATCCTCAACCTCGCGCTGATCGTACCGCTCCAGCATATGGGTCCACCGCTCGCCACCGCGGTTGCCGCCTGGGTCAATGTCGCCCTGCTCTATCGTGCGCTGGCGAAGCGCGGCCATTTCGTCGCCGACGCCCAGCTCAAGCGCCGCGTCTGGCGGCTGGTGGGCGCATCGGTCGCGATGGGCGCGGTGATGTTCTTCCTCAACGACCTGTTCACGCCCTATATCCATGGCGCCTGGACGATCCGCACCGCAGCGATGCTGGTGCTGGTCGGCGCCGGATGCATCGTGTACGCGGTCGCGTGCTTCGGCACCGGAGCGGTCCGGATCGGTGACCTGAAAGCGCTGATCCGCCGCCGTTCCGCCTAG
- the trpS gene encoding tryptophan--tRNA ligase, protein MRVVSGIKPTGNLHLGNYLGAIKQWVGMQADVDAAGGESMYFIADLHGLTEWIEPAALHANTFEIAAAMIASGIDPKKSILFNQARVPAHSELSWLLNNVARVGWLNRMTQFKDKAGKNREGASVGLYDYPVLMAADVLIYSTTHVPVGEDQKQHLELARDIAAKFNLDYGVELLVQPEPLVSKEAPRIMSLRDATQKMSKSNPSDAARINLIDDDDAIAQKFRKAKTDPEPLGETFEDLKDRPEAKNLVTIFAALSDRTPQDVVAEYAGQGFGSFKPALADLAVAKLGPIRDEMVRLTADRAAVDAVLRDGSDRAAALAAPLLRKVQETMGLLV, encoded by the coding sequence ATGCGCGTCGTTTCCGGCATCAAGCCTACGGGCAACCTCCACCTCGGCAACTATCTGGGCGCCATCAAGCAGTGGGTGGGGATGCAGGCCGATGTCGATGCCGCGGGCGGCGAGAGCATGTACTTCATCGCCGACCTGCACGGCCTGACCGAATGGATCGAACCGGCGGCGCTCCACGCCAACACCTTCGAGATCGCCGCGGCGATGATCGCGAGCGGAATCGATCCCAAGAAATCGATCCTTTTCAACCAGGCGCGCGTCCCTGCGCATAGCGAGCTGTCCTGGCTGCTAAACAACGTCGCGCGCGTCGGCTGGCTCAACCGCATGACCCAGTTCAAGGACAAGGCGGGCAAGAACCGCGAGGGCGCAAGCGTCGGCCTGTACGACTACCCGGTGCTGATGGCGGCGGACGTGCTGATCTACTCGACCACGCATGTACCTGTGGGCGAGGATCAAAAGCAGCATCTCGAGCTTGCCCGCGACATCGCTGCCAAGTTCAACCTGGACTATGGCGTCGAGCTGCTCGTCCAGCCCGAGCCGCTGGTGAGCAAGGAAGCGCCGCGGATCATGAGCCTGCGCGACGCGACGCAGAAGATGTCCAAATCCAACCCCTCGGACGCGGCGCGGATCAACCTGATCGACGATGACGACGCCATCGCCCAGAAGTTCCGCAAGGCGAAGACCGATCCGGAACCACTCGGTGAGACGTTCGAAGACCTCAAGGACCGGCCCGAGGCCAAGAACCTCGTGACGATCTTCGCCGCCCTGTCTGACCGCACCCCGCAGGATGTGGTCGCGGAATATGCCGGTCAGGGCTTCGGCAGCTTCAAGCCCGCGCTCGCCGACCTTGCGGTCGCCAAGCTGGGCCCGATCCGTGACGAGATGGTGCGCCTGACCGCCGATCGCGCCGCGGTCGATGCGGTGTTGCGCGACGGCTCCGACCGCGCCGCCGCCCTCGCCGCGCCGCTGCTGCGCAAGGTGCAGGAGACGATGGGTCTGCTGGTCTGA
- a CDS encoding DUF1294 domain-containing protein: MIVAIPIYLALVNFVTFLAFRHDKRRAIDGGRRVREADLLLLALIGGSPAALLARRLFRHKTRKQPFSTLLLLIVAMQIGAPTGLLLV; this comes from the coding sequence TTGATCGTCGCGATTCCGATCTACCTCGCGCTCGTCAACTTCGTCACCTTCCTGGCCTTCCGCCACGACAAGCGGCGCGCGATCGACGGCGGGCGGCGCGTGCGTGAGGCGGACCTGCTGCTGCTCGCACTGATCGGTGGATCGCCCGCGGCCCTGCTCGCGCGCCGCCTGTTCCGGCACAAGACGCGCAAGCAGCCCTTTTCGACGCTGTTGCTGCTGATCGTTGCGATGCAGATCGGGGCGCCGACCGGCTTGTTGCTGGTCTAG
- a CDS encoding glutamate--cysteine ligase: protein MSTKTAVSSNAPVIESRQQLLDYFAGGEKAAERWRIGTEHEKFVYSTKDCHAPSYDEPGGIRDLLAELTQFGWTPVTEGDNVIALSGPDGTVSLEPAGQLELSGAPLENLHQTCAETGRHLQQVKAVGEKLGLGFLGLGMWPDKTRAELPIMPKGRYGIMLRHMPRVGSLGLDMMLRTCTIQVNLDYSSEADMAQKFRVGLALQPLATALFANSPFTEKKPNGYLSYRSHIWSDTDPARTGMLPFVFEDGFGYERYAEYALDVPMYFVYRDGKYIDAAGLSFRDFLKGELSVLPGEKPTIDDWADHLSTAFPEVRLKTFLEMRGADGGPWNRICALPALWVGLLYDQGALDAAWDLVKGWDMAGRQELRDSVPKLGLDAPLPGGGKLRDIAGKVIDIAGAGLTARGRLNSAGDNESGFLDPLREIVRTGKVPAEVLLEHYRGQWDGDACRMYAENRF, encoded by the coding sequence ATGAGCACAAAGACGGCTGTTAGCAGCAACGCGCCTGTCATCGAGAGCCGTCAGCAGCTCCTCGATTATTTTGCCGGTGGGGAGAAGGCCGCCGAGCGCTGGCGAATCGGCACCGAGCACGAGAAATTCGTCTATTCGACCAAGGACTGCCATGCGCCGTCCTATGACGAGCCGGGCGGCATACGCGACCTGCTGGCCGAGCTGACCCAGTTCGGCTGGACGCCGGTGACCGAGGGCGACAATGTCATCGCGCTGTCGGGCCCCGACGGCACGGTCAGCCTCGAACCCGCCGGGCAGCTAGAACTCTCAGGCGCGCCACTGGAGAATCTTCACCAGACCTGTGCCGAGACCGGCCGCCACCTGCAGCAGGTCAAGGCGGTGGGCGAGAAGCTGGGCCTCGGCTTCCTCGGCCTTGGCATGTGGCCCGACAAGACGCGCGCCGAACTGCCGATCATGCCCAAGGGCCGCTACGGCATCATGCTGCGCCACATGCCGCGCGTCGGCAGCCTGGGCCTGGACATGATGCTGCGCACCTGCACGATCCAGGTGAACCTCGACTATTCGAGCGAGGCGGACATGGCGCAGAAGTTTCGCGTCGGCCTCGCGCTCCAGCCGCTGGCGACGGCGCTGTTCGCCAACTCGCCCTTCACCGAGAAGAAGCCGAACGGCTATCTCTCCTACCGCAGCCATATCTGGTCCGACACCGATCCGGCCCGCACCGGCATGCTGCCCTTCGTGTTCGAGGACGGGTTCGGTTACGAGCGCTATGCCGAGTACGCGCTCGATGTGCCGATGTACTTCGTCTATCGCGACGGGAAGTATATCGACGCCGCGGGCCTCAGCTTCCGCGATTTCCTGAAGGGCGAGCTGTCGGTGCTGCCCGGCGAGAAGCCGACGATCGACGACTGGGCCGATCATCTCTCGACCGCCTTCCCCGAAGTGCGGCTCAAGACCTTCCTGGAGATGCGCGGGGCCGATGGCGGGCCGTGGAATCGCATCTGCGCGCTGCCCGCGCTCTGGGTCGGTCTGCTCTACGATCAGGGCGCGCTCGACGCGGCATGGGATCTGGTCAAGGGCTGGGACATGGCCGGGCGGCAGGAGCTGCGCGATTCCGTGCCGAAGCTTGGTCTCGATGCGCCGCTGCCGGGCGGCGGCAAGCTCCGCGACATCGCCGGGAAGGTGATCGACATTGCCGGGGCCGGGCTTACCGCGCGTGGTCGCCTCAACTCGGCCGGCGACAATGAGAGCGGCTTCCTCGATCCGCTGCGCGAGATCGTGCGGACGGGCAAGGTACCCGCGGAAGTGCTGCTGGAGCATTATCGCGGCCAGTGGGACGGCGACGCCTGCCGGATGTACGCCGAGAACCGCTTCTAG
- a CDS encoding 16S rRNA (uracil(1498)-N(3))-methyltransferase: MIATPAWPPQSTPRLFVEPALTEGELRRIDGPQGHYLASVMRLKSGDPVKLFDDATGEWLAVAAEVRKRDVTLEVREQLRVREAVPDLWLCAAPIKKGRIDWVAEKACELGVARLAPVLTRRAVVDKLNLDRLRTHMIEAAEQCGRTALPELVEPVKLAAMLKDWPAERALFFADETGGAPALEAMREHRGPAAILIGPEGGFDADERDAIRAMPLAVGITLGPRILRAETAAAAAVSLWMGAAGDW; this comes from the coding sequence GTGATCGCTACCCCCGCCTGGCCGCCGCAATCGACGCCGCGCCTGTTCGTCGAACCCGCGTTGACCGAGGGAGAGCTGCGGCGGATCGACGGGCCGCAGGGCCATTACCTGGCGAGCGTGATGCGGCTCAAGTCGGGTGATCCGGTCAAGCTGTTCGACGATGCGACCGGCGAATGGCTGGCGGTCGCCGCCGAGGTGCGCAAGCGCGACGTGACGCTGGAGGTGCGCGAGCAACTGCGGGTGCGCGAGGCCGTACCCGACCTGTGGCTGTGCGCCGCACCGATCAAGAAGGGACGGATCGACTGGGTCGCCGAGAAGGCGTGCGAGTTGGGGGTCGCGCGGCTGGCGCCGGTGCTGACGCGGCGTGCGGTGGTCGACAAGCTGAACCTCGATCGGCTGCGCACCCATATGATCGAGGCGGCCGAGCAATGCGGACGCACCGCCCTGCCCGAGCTGGTCGAGCCCGTGAAGCTGGCGGCGATGCTCAAGGACTGGCCGGCGGAGCGCGCCTTGTTCTTTGCCGACGAAACCGGCGGTGCCCCCGCGCTTGAGGCGATGCGTGAACATCGCGGTCCCGCGGCGATCCTGATCGGGCCTGAGGGCGGATTCGATGCCGATGAGCGCGACGCGATCCGCGCGATGCCTCTGGCGGTGGGGATCACGCTCGGCCCCCGGATCCTGCGCGCTGAGACCGCGGCGGCGGCGGCGGTGAGCCTGTGGATGGGCGCGGCGGGAGACTGGTAA
- a CDS encoding ArnT family glycosyltransferase yields MGSLTIRNAAHVRSRQAINHFTTSPRIVPAIFAVALTLRILSVVFLPIEPDSDALWYLLRAGEMAEGAGYQESGHPTAFWPVGYPALLAASMTVFGPSLFGPILLNLAAVALKLWLILWFSRRLELGEAIGRGAAMLYALYPSHIVYVGTAASEVTATAVTMAAMALLLAARGRIGLSLFAGLVFGVATLTRPQTLLFAPLLIALMWLTLRSYGWRRALVSGVACYGALMLVVLPWTARNAMVLGAPVLVSTNGGVALQAGANRLADGGYFQVEKSALWQDTGIDFRRRVQDQVEMDRRLKAMAIDWIKANPADWFLLGFRKIAALWGKDSDAFWSLDASHAQWKPVWTGVKAANQLYYLGLLALGALALSIGACAAWQRDMRVAPLLIIGAMPFFCTALAFGFTGQTRYHFPAMPFMCIAAAYAIARLSRARQEAQKTALAG; encoded by the coding sequence ATGGGCAGCTTGACGATTCGCAACGCCGCGCACGTCAGATCGCGACAGGCGATTAACCATTTCACGACTTCGCCGCGCATCGTTCCCGCGATCTTCGCGGTTGCTCTGACCCTTCGCATCCTGAGCGTGGTCTTTCTTCCCATAGAGCCGGATTCGGATGCGCTCTGGTACTTGCTTCGCGCGGGCGAAATGGCGGAGGGCGCGGGATATCAGGAGTCCGGCCATCCCACCGCCTTCTGGCCGGTAGGATACCCCGCGCTGCTCGCCGCAAGCATGACCGTTTTCGGCCCGTCCCTGTTCGGCCCGATCCTGCTCAACCTTGCCGCGGTCGCGCTCAAGCTCTGGCTCATCCTGTGGTTCTCCCGCCGGCTGGAACTGGGCGAGGCGATCGGACGCGGTGCGGCAATGCTCTACGCCCTCTATCCGTCGCATATCGTCTATGTCGGCACGGCAGCGTCGGAGGTCACCGCCACCGCAGTCACGATGGCGGCGATGGCGCTCCTGCTGGCCGCGCGTGGCAGGATCGGGCTCTCGCTGTTCGCAGGGCTGGTGTTCGGCGTCGCCACGCTGACGCGGCCCCAGACCCTCCTGTTCGCGCCGCTGCTCATCGCACTGATGTGGCTGACCCTGCGCAGCTATGGCTGGCGGCGCGCATTGGTCAGCGGAGTTGCCTGCTATGGCGCCCTGATGCTGGTGGTCCTCCCCTGGACCGCGCGCAACGCAATGGTGCTCGGCGCACCCGTCCTCGTCTCCACCAACGGCGGGGTCGCGCTTCAGGCCGGCGCCAACCGGCTTGCCGATGGCGGCTATTTCCAGGTCGAGAAGTCGGCTCTGTGGCAGGATACCGGCATCGATTTCCGCCGCCGCGTTCAGGATCAGGTCGAGATGGACCGCCGGCTCAAGGCAATGGCGATCGACTGGATCAAGGCAAATCCGGCCGACTGGTTCCTGCTCGGCTTTCGCAAGATCGCGGCACTCTGGGGCAAGGACAGCGACGCCTTCTGGTCGCTCGATGCCAGTCACGCGCAATGGAAGCCGGTATGGACCGGCGTGAAGGCGGCGAACCAGCTCTACTATCTCGGCCTGCTCGCACTTGGCGCGCTTGCGCTGTCGATCGGCGCATGCGCGGCGTGGCAGCGCGACATGCGCGTCGCGCCGCTGCTGATCATCGGCGCGATGCCCTTCTTCTGCACCGCCCTCGCCTTCGGCTTCACCGGGCAGACGCGCTATCATTTTCCGGCCATGCCCTTCATGTGCATCGCGGCAGCCTATGCGATCGCACGCCTTTCCCGGGCGCGGCAGGAGGCGCAAAAAACCGCGCTCGCCGGATAA
- the ubiA gene encoding 4-hydroxybenzoate octaprenyltransferase, with translation MTDPAQIVPDTEHRGLVRLLPAAARPYALLARFDRPIGWWLLFWPGAWAIALAGGAVQRWDLILWFLLGSIAMRGAGCVYNDIVDRDLDRQVARTRSRPLASGAVSLKAAWIWLVSLCLIGLVVLLQLNPFAAAIALASLALVAAYPFMKRITWWPQAWLGLVFSWAALVGWAAIARELPPPALMLYVGCIFWVIGYDTIYALQDVEDDALVGVRSSARRLGENVQLGVAAFYAIAITLWGAALWQVRPDKLALAALAPAAVHLLWQVGTLVPADGANALHRFRSNRFTGLLVFAACFVVGTTAV, from the coding sequence ATGACTGACCCGGCGCAGATCGTCCCCGATACCGAGCATCGCGGCCTTGTCCGTCTGCTTCCCGCCGCCGCGCGACCCTATGCGCTGCTCGCCCGGTTCGACCGGCCGATCGGCTGGTGGCTGCTGTTCTGGCCCGGCGCCTGGGCCATTGCGCTGGCTGGCGGCGCGGTGCAGCGATGGGACCTGATCCTCTGGTTCCTGCTCGGCAGTATCGCAATGCGCGGTGCTGGCTGCGTCTACAACGACATCGTCGACCGCGACCTCGACCGGCAGGTCGCGCGCACCCGCAGCCGCCCGCTCGCCAGCGGCGCGGTAAGCCTCAAAGCCGCGTGGATCTGGCTCGTCTCGCTCTGCCTCATCGGCCTTGTCGTCCTCCTCCAGCTCAACCCTTTCGCCGCGGCCATCGCGCTGGCCAGCCTCGCACTGGTCGCCGCCTATCCGTTCATGAAGCGGATTACCTGGTGGCCCCAGGCATGGCTCGGCCTCGTCTTTTCCTGGGCGGCGCTGGTCGGCTGGGCGGCGATCGCCCGCGAACTGCCCCCGCCCGCCCTGATGCTCTACGTCGGCTGCATCTTCTGGGTGATCGGCTACGACACCATCTATGCGCTGCAGGATGTCGAGGACGATGCGCTGGTCGGGGTGCGTTCCTCCGCCCGCCGGCTGGGCGAGAATGTCCAACTTGGGGTTGCCGCCTTCTACGCCATCGCGATCACGCTGTGGGGTGCAGCACTGTGGCAGGTCCGCCCCGACAAGCTCGCCCTCGCCGCGCTTGCCCCGGCTGCGGTGCACCTGCTCTGGCAGGTCGGCACGCTTGTCCCCGCCGACGGCGCGAATGCGCTTCACCGCTTCCGTTCGAACCGCTTCACCGGCCTGCTCGTCTTCGCCGCCTGTTTCGTCGTCGGGACGACAGCGGTTTGA